The following proteins are co-located in the Malus sylvestris chromosome 13, drMalSylv7.2, whole genome shotgun sequence genome:
- the LOC126595499 gene encoding stemmadenine O-acetyltransferase-like: MKIEVIEKACIKPSMPTPPHLRKHEFSFLDQIATPIFMPMILFYNNDHGNDAITYSDKVKQSLSKTLTQYYPLAGRVIENAYVDCNDQGAPYVQARVRSPLSDVISQPDPNQLNQLLPCELDNVGDLVLAVQVNVFDCGGMAIGICISHKVADALSRIMFLNSWASISRGDCNIKNRTVSPPIFDLATYFPPRSISGFKPSTGITREKIVTKRFVFSASTVASLRSKYTDNKTNERKPTRIEALSAFIWARVIASTQGKPNPNTLYKVLHAVNLRTRMDPPLPEYHFGNVSRFAMSSPSFDEGEDMCYGMVGQMREAIKTIDGDYMAKIKDGNAHLKFLKQRAEEFMKGEVASFSFTSLCRFPLYETDFGWGKPVWVASASLTFKNLVVFMDAGSSGGIEVWVNLKEEDMAKFQDDEQLLACSYPAQEAKV; this comes from the coding sequence ATGAAGATTGAAGTAATTGAGAAAGCTTGCATTAAGCCTTCTATGCCAACCCCACCCCACCTTCGTAAACACGAGTTTTCTTTTCTCGACCAAATCGCCACTCCCATTTTCATGCCTATGATCCTTTTCTACAATAATGATCATGGCAATGACGCCATAACATACTCAGACAAGGTAAAACAATCCTTATCTAAGACCCTGACACAATATTATCCATTGGCTGGACGTGTCATCGAAAATGCCTACGTGGATTGCAATGACCAAGGTGCCCCTTACGTCCAAGCCCGAGTTAGGTCCCCGCTTTCTGATGTCATATCCCAACCCGACCCAAACCAACTCAACCAACTACTCCCATGCGAACTAGACAATGTCGGTGACTTGGTTCTTGCTGTCCAAGTCAACGTGTTCGATTGTGGTGGCATGGCTATTGGAATTTGCATTTCTCACAAAGTTGCCGATGCATTGTCACGCATCATGTTCCTCAACAGTTGGGCATCGATATCTCGTGGGGATTGCAACATTAAAAATCGTACAGTCAGTCCTCCAATTTTTGATTTGGCCACGTACTTTCCACCTAGAAGCATATCAGGGTTCAAACCAAGCACTGGGATCACTAGAGAAAAAATTGTTACAAAAAGGTTTGTTTTCAGTGCTTCCACGGTTGCTTCTCTTAGGTCAAAATATACAGATAATAAAACCAATGAGAGAAAGCCAACTCGGATTGAGGCCTTGTCAGCATTTATATGGGCCCGGGTTATTGCCTCCACTCAAGGAAAGCCGAACCCTAACACTCTTTACAAAGTGCTTCACGCCGTTAACTTACGGACGAGGATGGATCCACCACTGCCCGAATACCATTTCGGGAACGTGAGCCGGTTTGCGATGTCATCGCCGTCGTTTGATGAGGGAGAGGATATGTGTTACGGGATGGTGGGCCAGATGAGGGAAGCAATAAAGACAATCGATGGTGATTACATGGCCAAAATCAAAGACGGCAACGCGCacttgaagtttttgaagcagCGAGCGGAGGAGTTTATGAAGGGTGAAGTGGCGTCGTTTAGCTTTACCAGCTTGTGCAGGTTCCCACTTTATGAAACGGACTTCGGGTGGGGCAAGCCTGTGTGGGTCGCGTCGGCCAGCCTTACATTTAAGAACCTGGTTGTTTTCATGGATGCTGGGTCGAGTGGTGGGATTGAAGTATGGGTGAATTTGAAGGAGGAAGACATGGCTAAGTTCCAAGATGATGAGCAACTGCTGGCATGTAGTTATCCAGCCCAAGAGGCTAAGGTTTAG